In the genome of Microbacterium saperdae, one region contains:
- a CDS encoding HAD-IC family P-type ATPase: MEATASATDDNATDADPRVGLSSAQVARLTAAGETNAFTGDSSRSAWNIVRANVFTLFNGIVGACFLVLLLLGRWQDALFGLAAFGNAIIGCWQEFRAKASLDRLALLNAPRARVRREGQEHEIAPAEVVRGDILILRAGDQVTADAVVLEHRALQIDESMLTGESDAVDKKDGDEALSGSIVVAGEGVARAVRVGADSYVNKFAAEAKRFSLVASELRTSVDRVLKWVGWGIGPIGLLVLNAQMMVAGGWVSAVQSGTWTQAIVNTISALTAMIPLGLVLMTSIAFAVGAARLAARQVLVNELPAVEGLARVDIICLDKTGTLTEGELAYRDLERLDADTAGWEDALSWFGAAPDANATARCLRAPYPASAPREASVYISFSSARKWSALALADRPDEIWVLGAPEMVLGDVATDAGTAVGEAVTRLAAAGLRTLVLAVSTASYPTDAQTAESLPTGLAPVAVITFSEKVRPDAAQTLSYFRDQGVGVRVISGDNPRTVAAIARQVGLDVSDGYDARELPDDDAALSDVLEAHTVFGRVTPEQKKRMVVALQARGHTVAMTGDGVNDALAIKTADIGIAMNSGSPATKAVARLVLLDGQFSHLPDVVAEGRQVIANIERVSMLFLTKTIYATTLAVLFGIMVLEFPFLPRQLSITDGLTIGIPAFFLALMPNTQRYVPGFLRRSLTFAIPAGLLIAIALTVYTRAAMALGVSEPQLRTGSTIILAIVGIWVLAVLARPLNRYKVLVVGAMFVALATIFTVPLSTEFFQLTDPGEEAAYLIALVTVLTILAIEIVRLVHRRVLARSALREVA, translated from the coding sequence ATGGAGGCCACGGCATCGGCGACGGATGACAACGCGACCGACGCCGACCCCCGCGTCGGACTCTCGTCCGCGCAGGTCGCGCGGCTGACCGCGGCGGGGGAGACGAACGCCTTCACGGGCGACTCCAGCAGAAGCGCCTGGAACATCGTGCGTGCGAACGTCTTCACGCTGTTCAACGGGATCGTCGGTGCGTGCTTCCTGGTGCTCCTGCTCCTCGGGCGCTGGCAGGATGCGCTGTTCGGGCTCGCCGCGTTCGGCAACGCGATCATCGGATGCTGGCAGGAGTTCCGCGCCAAGGCGTCTCTCGACCGCCTCGCGCTGTTGAACGCTCCCCGCGCACGGGTGCGGCGAGAAGGACAGGAACACGAGATCGCGCCGGCCGAGGTCGTGCGCGGCGACATCCTGATCCTGCGGGCCGGCGACCAGGTCACCGCCGACGCGGTCGTCCTGGAGCATCGCGCTCTGCAGATCGACGAATCGATGCTCACGGGCGAGTCGGATGCCGTCGACAAGAAGGACGGCGATGAGGCGCTCTCCGGCTCGATCGTCGTCGCGGGCGAGGGTGTCGCCCGTGCGGTCAGGGTCGGGGCGGACTCCTACGTCAACAAGTTCGCGGCGGAGGCGAAGCGGTTCTCGCTCGTGGCATCCGAGTTGCGCACATCGGTCGATCGCGTGCTGAAGTGGGTCGGATGGGGGATCGGGCCGATCGGACTCCTGGTCCTCAACGCGCAGATGATGGTGGCGGGCGGATGGGTCTCCGCGGTGCAGAGCGGCACCTGGACGCAGGCGATCGTCAACACGATCTCCGCGTTGACGGCCATGATCCCGCTCGGACTCGTGCTGATGACCTCGATCGCGTTCGCGGTCGGAGCGGCGCGCCTCGCGGCGCGGCAGGTGCTCGTGAACGAGCTGCCGGCCGTGGAAGGGCTCGCGCGCGTCGACATCATCTGCCTCGACAAGACCGGAACCCTCACCGAGGGGGAGCTCGCCTACCGCGACCTGGAACGCCTCGACGCCGATACCGCGGGGTGGGAAGACGCGCTGTCGTGGTTCGGTGCCGCGCCCGACGCGAATGCGACGGCCCGGTGCCTGCGCGCTCCGTACCCTGCATCGGCACCGCGTGAAGCGTCCGTCTACATCTCGTTCTCGTCGGCGCGGAAATGGAGCGCGCTCGCCCTCGCGGACCGACCGGACGAGATCTGGGTGCTCGGTGCGCCGGAGATGGTGCTGGGCGACGTCGCGACGGATGCCGGCACCGCGGTCGGCGAAGCGGTCACCCGTCTCGCGGCGGCCGGGCTCCGCACGCTCGTCCTCGCCGTCAGCACTGCCTCCTATCCCACGGATGCACAGACGGCGGAATCCCTGCCGACGGGGCTGGCGCCGGTGGCCGTGATCACCTTCAGCGAGAAGGTGCGCCCCGACGCGGCGCAGACGCTCTCGTACTTCCGTGATCAAGGCGTGGGGGTGCGGGTGATCTCCGGGGACAATCCGCGCACGGTCGCCGCGATCGCGCGTCAGGTGGGCCTCGACGTCAGTGACGGGTATGACGCGCGAGAGCTCCCCGACGATGACGCGGCGCTGAGCGACGTCCTGGAGGCGCACACGGTCTTCGGCCGGGTGACGCCGGAGCAGAAGAAGAGGATGGTGGTCGCGCTGCAGGCCAGGGGGCACACCGTCGCGATGACCGGTGACGGTGTGAACGACGCGCTCGCGATCAAGACGGCCGACATCGGCATCGCGATGAACTCCGGCTCTCCCGCGACGAAGGCCGTCGCACGCCTGGTGCTGCTGGACGGCCAGTTCTCGCACCTCCCGGACGTGGTCGCGGAGGGCCGCCAGGTCATCGCGAACATCGAGCGCGTGTCGATGCTGTTCCTCACCAAGACGATCTACGCCACGACGCTCGCCGTGCTCTTCGGGATCATGGTGCTGGAGTTCCCGTTCCTGCCCAGACAGCTGTCGATCACCGATGGACTCACGATCGGCATCCCTGCGTTCTTCCTCGCTCTGATGCCCAACACGCAGCGCTATGTGCCGGGGTTCCTCCGCCGCTCACTGACCTTCGCGATTCCTGCCGGACTGCTGATCGCGATCGCGCTGACGGTCTACACGCGTGCCGCGATGGCTCTCGGCGTGAGCGAACCGCAACTGCGGACGGGGTCCACGATCATCCTCGCGATCGTCGGGATCTGGGTGCTCGCGGTGCTCGCGCGCCCGCTCAACCGCTACAAGGTCCTGGTGGTGGGCGCGATGTTCGTCGCACTGGCGACCATATTCACCGTTCCGCTGTCAACCGAGTTCTTCCAGTTGACCGATCCGGGTGAGGAAGCCGCGTATCTGATCGCGCTCGTCACCGTGCTCACCATCCTGGCGATCGAGATCGTCCGGCTGGTGCATCGGCGCGTGCTCGCGCGCTCAGCGCTCCGCGAAGTGGCGTGA